One segment of Panicum virgatum strain AP13 chromosome 1K, P.virgatum_v5, whole genome shotgun sequence DNA contains the following:
- the LOC120669191 gene encoding BAG family molecular chaperone regulator 7-like produces the protein MSSDHFLRLLDLHADDDPFFPFPTSSCPFSSSAAHHRFLLDDYTSCPLGFTSPSPIDTFHLDLDLLLPPYAAAAPPCPAFDPFLLDALGHRVSALERALAPPPQPRRKCTYAAEAGGRKLKWVAEDKPAGGRTYKWEAELKTPNDDGFDRKWKWESKASAAGTTKVKWAKEIKGKGWLEPWSNSYSVEETYGDDEHDDQDRDKKAAPKVKEERKDKDKKQKKGTVEIEDNTAGCVAIRKAFERSHAKGKKKELSPQDAALLIQMSYRAHLAHRSQVLRCLRDLAVAKAKLKEIRSFFYNITYRRHIAHDSQERQRFADKIIVLLLTVDALEGPDFMVRNAKRSMLEELEGMLEIVDPQPPGKPRTLSRRKFDLPEGGVIPKEMRDGVKNVVRIVEHFLAHP, from the exons ATGAGCAGCGATCACTTCCTCCGCCTTCTCGACCTCCACGCCGACGACgaccccttcttccccttccccACCTCCTCCTGCCCATTCTCCTCCTCGGCCGCCCACCACCGCTTCCTCCTCGACGACTACACCTCCTGCCCCCTCGGCTTCACCTCCCCGTCCCCGATCGACACCTTCCACCTCGACCtcgacctcctcctccctccctacgccgccgcagcgcccccGTGCCCCGCCTTCGACCCCTTCCTCCTCGACGCGCTCGGCCACCGCGTCTCCGCGCTCGAGCGcgcgctcgccccgccgccgcagccccgccGCAAGTGCACCTacgccgccgaggccggcggCAGGAAGCTCAAGTGGGTCGCAGAGGACAAGCCCGCCGGCGGGAGGACCTACAAGTGGGAAGCCGAGCTCAAGACCCCCAACGACGACGGCTTCGACCGCAAGTGGAAGTGGGAGTCCAAGGCatccgccgccggcaccaccaAGGTCAAGTGGGCCAAGGAGATCAAGGGCAAGGGCTGGCTCGAGCCGTGGTCCAACTCCTACTCCGTCGAGGAGACCTACGGCGACGACGAGCACGACGACCAAGACAGGGACAAGAAGGCCGCACCCAAAGtcaaggaggagaggaaggacaAGGATAAGAAGCAGAAGAAGGGCACCGTCGAGATCGAGGACAACACCGCGGGATGCGTCGCCATCAGGAAG GCTTTCGAAAGGAGCCACGCCAAGGGAAAGAAGAAGGAATTATCCCCACAAGATGCTGCATTGCTCATACAGATGAGCTACAGGGCCCACCTGGCCCATCGCTCCCAGGTGCTCCGATGCCTTCGCGACCTTGCTGTGGCCAAAGCCAAGCTCAAGGAGATCAGGTCCTTCTTCTACAACATCACATACCGCCGCCACATCGCACATGACTCTCAAGAACGCCAGAGGTTCGCTGATAAAATCATTGTGCTGCTATTGACCGTTGACGCCCTTGAG GGACCGGACTTCATGGTCCGCAACGCCAAGAGATCCATGCTTGAGGAACTTGAGGGGATGCTGGAGATCGTGGACCCTCAGCCACCAGGGAAGCCAAGGACACTTAGCCGCAGGAAGTTTGATCTCCCAGAGGGTGGAGTCATCCCTAAGGAGATGAGGGATGGTGTCAAAAATGTTGTCAGAATTGTCGAGCATTTTTTAGCACACCCCTGA
- the LOC120668261 gene encoding L-lactate dehydrogenase A-like — MKKASSLSELGFDANGAASGFFRPVADDAGATPTSHRRRLTKVSVIGAGNVGMAIAQTILTRDLADEIALVDALPDKLRGEMLDLQHAAAFLPRTRLVSDTDIAVTRGSDLAIVTAGARQIPGETRLNLLQRNVALFRKIVPALAQHSPDAILLIVSNPVDILTYVAWKLSGFPVNRVIGSGTNLDSSRFRFLLAEHLDVNAQDVQAYMVGEHGDSSVAIWSTVSVAGMPVLKSLQESHSSFDEEALEGIRRAVVNSAYEVISLKGYTSWAIGYSVANLVASILRDQRRIHPVSVLATGFHGIADDHEVFLSLPARLGRGGVLGVADMELTEEEARRLRRSAKTLWENTQLLGL; from the exons ATGAAGAAGGCTTCGTCGCTCTCGGAGCTGGGCTTCGACGCCAACGGCGCGGCATCGGGCTTCTTCCGCCCGGTGGCGGACGACGCCGGCGCCACGCCGACGTCGCACCGCCGGAGGCTAACCAAGGTCTCCGTCATCGGCGCCGGCAACGTGGGCATGGCCATCGCGCAGACCATCCTGACGCGCGACCTCGCCGACGAGATCGCGCTGGTGGACGCGCTCCCGGACAAGCTCCGCGGCGAGATGCTGGACCTGCAGCACGCGGCGGCGTTCCTGCCGCGCACGCGCCTCGTCTCCGACACGGACATCGCCGTCACCCGGGGCTCCGACCTCGCCATCgtcaccgccggcgcgcgccagATCCCCGGGGAGACGAGGCTCAACCTGCTGCAGCGGAACGTGGCGCTCTTCCGGAAGATCGTGCCGGCGCTGGCGCAGCACTCACCGGACGCCATCCTGCTCATCGTCTCCAACCCCGTCGACATCCTCACCTACGTGGCGTGGAAGCTGTCGGGGTTCCCGGTCAACCGCGTCATCGGATCCGGCACCAACCTTGACTCGTCCAGGTTCAGGTTCCTCCTGGCAGAGCACCTCGACGTCAACGCCCAGGACGTACAG GCTTACATGGTGGGCGAGCACGGCGACAGCTCGGTGGCCATCTGGTCGACGGTGAGCGTGGCGGGGATGCCGGTGCTCAAGTCGCTGCAGGAGAGCCACAGCAGCTTCGACGAGGAGGCTCTGGAGGGCATCCGGCGCGCCGTGGTGAACAGCGCCTACGAGGTGATCAGCCTCAAGGGCTACACGTCCTGGGCCATCGGCTACTCGGTGGCCAACCTCGTGGCCTCCATCCTCCGCGACCAGCGCCGCATCCACCCGGTCTCCGTCCTCGCCACCGGCTTCCACGGCATCGCGGACGACCACGAGGTGTTCCTGAGCCTCCCCGCCAggctcggccgcggcggcgtgctcgGCGTCGCCGACATGGAGCTCaccgaggaggaggccaggaggctCCGGCGCTCCGCCAAGACGCTCTGGGAGAACACCCAGCTCCTGGGGCTCTAA